One Puniceicoccaceae bacterium DNA segment encodes these proteins:
- a CDS encoding iron-sulfur cluster assembly accessory protein, translating into MRGDERLVRLTESAGAKCSKLMEADSVGKLLRISITGGGCNGLSYRLKFVDTCSSADIEVLSAGVRVVVDTRSALYLRGTVIDYSDNLMAGGFKFTNPNAKASCSCGESFSV; encoded by the coding sequence ATGCGGGGGGATGAGCGACTGGTGCGACTGACGGAGTCCGCCGGGGCGAAGTGTTCAAAGCTCATGGAGGCCGATTCCGTGGGAAAACTGTTGCGGATTTCGATCACGGGTGGCGGGTGCAATGGATTGAGTTATCGACTGAAGTTTGTGGATACCTGCAGCTCAGCAGATATCGAGGTGCTGAGTGCGGGAGTGCGAGTGGTGGTGGACACCCGAAGCGCGCTGTATTTGCGGGGAACGGTCATTGACTATTCCGACAACCTGATGGCGGGTGGGTTCAAGTTCACCAATCCCAACGCAAAGGCCAGTTGCAGCTGCGGTGAGAGTTTCAGTGTCTGA